In Paraburkholderia flava, one genomic interval encodes:
- a CDS encoding MarC family protein, with protein sequence MEYTFLSATILLLLITDPLGNIPIFIGCLRGVAPHRRVVVILREVGIAFIILLVFMVFGDRFLRMMSLTDQSLRIGGGIVLFLIALRMIFPHPDGPFGGDTRGGEPLIVPLAIPALAGPSALATVMLLTSQAPGKMLEWVGALTVTMIVCAIVLVLAERIQMWLGERTVTAFERLMGLVLAAISVEMILGGIRSFVHQL encoded by the coding sequence ATGGAATACACCTTCCTGTCCGCGACGATCCTGCTGCTGCTGATCACCGATCCGCTCGGCAACATTCCGATCTTCATCGGCTGTCTGCGCGGCGTCGCGCCTCACCGGCGCGTCGTCGTGATCCTGCGCGAAGTGGGCATCGCGTTCATCATCCTGCTAGTGTTCATGGTCTTCGGCGACCGGTTCCTGCGGATGATGAGCCTCACCGACCAGTCGCTGCGCATCGGTGGTGGGATCGTGCTGTTCCTGATCGCGCTGCGGATGATCTTTCCGCATCCGGACGGTCCGTTCGGCGGCGACACACGCGGCGGCGAACCGCTGATCGTGCCGCTCGCTATCCCCGCGCTCGCCGGTCCGTCGGCGCTCGCAACGGTGATGCTGCTGACGTCGCAGGCGCCTGGCAAGATGCTCGAATGGGTCGGCGCGCTGACTGTGACGATGATCGTGTGCGCGATCGTGCTGGTGCTGGCGGAACGGATTCAGATGTGGCTCGGCGAGCGCACGGTCACCGCGTTCGAGCGGCTGATGGGGCTCGTGCTGGCGGCGATTTCAGTCGAGATGATTCTTGGCGGGATCCGGAGCTTCGTTCACCAGCTGTGA
- a CDS encoding hypoxanthine-guanine phosphoribosyltransferase: MNREEALHIFSHSEEIVSAADVNASISGMASAIRAEISDEFPLVLSVMGGAAVFTGMLLPHLDFPLEFDYIHLTRYRNTTKGGAEMQWRVAPAESVKDRVVLVLDDILDEGETMAAIRDRIVDMGAKRFLSAVLCEKILSKAKPLHPDFCGFEVPDRYVFGCGMDAKGYWRNLPTIRALTDGA; encoded by the coding sequence ATGAACCGCGAAGAAGCCCTCCATATATTCAGTCACTCCGAAGAAATCGTGTCGGCTGCCGACGTCAACGCGTCGATCAGCGGCATGGCCTCCGCCATCCGTGCCGAAATCAGCGACGAGTTTCCGCTCGTGCTGTCGGTGATGGGCGGCGCGGCCGTGTTCACCGGCATGCTGCTGCCGCACCTCGATTTCCCGCTCGAGTTCGACTACATCCACCTGACGCGCTACCGCAACACGACCAAGGGCGGCGCCGAGATGCAGTGGCGCGTCGCGCCGGCCGAATCGGTGAAGGACCGCGTCGTGCTCGTGCTCGATGACATCCTCGACGAAGGCGAGACGATGGCCGCGATCCGCGACCGCATCGTCGACATGGGCGCGAAGCGTTTCCTGAGCGCGGTGTTGTGCGAGAAGATTCTCTCGAAAGCGAAGCCGCTGCATCCGGACTTCTGCGGGTTTGAAGTGCCGGACCGCTACGTGTTCGGCTGCGGGATGGACGCGAAGGGTTACTGGCGCAATCTGCCGACGATCCGTGCGTTGACCGACGGCGCGTGA
- the ffh gene encoding signal recognition particle protein, translating into MLDNLTQRMARVVKTLRGEARLTEANTQEMLREVRLALLEADVALPVVREFISRVKEKALGEDVISSLSPGQALVGVVQRELTAVIGGDYEGKAVELNLAVTPPAVVLMAGLQGAGKTTTVGKLAKLLREKYKKKVLTVSCDVYRPAAIAQLKTVTEQVGADFFPSEPDQKPVDIARAAVDWAKRHYHDVLLVDTAGRLGIDEAMMNEISALHAELKPAETLFVVDAMLGQDAVNTAKAFSDALPLTGVVLTKLDGDSRGGAALSVRHVTGKPIKFVGVAEKLDGLEIFYPDRMANRILGMGDILALVEEAQRGVDTEAAQKLANKVKKGGDFDLNDFRAQLSQMKNMGGLSSLMDKLPAQFQQAASGADMGQAEKQMRRMEGIINSMTPLERAKPDLIKATRKRRIAAGAGVQVQEVNRMLNQYDQMRTMMKKLKGGNLQKMMRGMKGMLPGMR; encoded by the coding sequence ATGCTCGACAATCTGACTCAACGGATGGCGCGCGTCGTCAAGACGCTGCGCGGCGAGGCCCGGCTCACCGAGGCCAACACCCAGGAAATGCTGCGCGAAGTGCGCCTCGCACTGCTCGAGGCGGACGTCGCGCTGCCCGTCGTGCGCGAATTCATCTCGCGCGTGAAGGAAAAAGCGCTAGGCGAAGATGTGATCTCCAGCCTGTCGCCAGGGCAGGCGCTCGTCGGCGTCGTGCAGCGCGAACTGACTGCGGTGATCGGTGGCGATTACGAAGGTAAGGCCGTCGAGCTGAATCTCGCGGTGACGCCGCCGGCCGTCGTGCTGATGGCGGGTCTGCAGGGCGCCGGTAAAACGACGACCGTCGGCAAGCTCGCGAAGCTGCTGCGGGAGAAGTACAAGAAGAAAGTGCTGACCGTCTCGTGCGACGTCTACCGTCCCGCTGCAATCGCGCAGTTGAAGACCGTGACCGAGCAGGTCGGCGCCGACTTCTTCCCGTCCGAGCCCGATCAGAAGCCGGTCGACATCGCGCGCGCCGCAGTCGACTGGGCGAAGCGCCACTATCACGACGTGCTGCTCGTCGACACGGCCGGCCGTCTCGGCATCGACGAAGCGATGATGAACGAAATCAGCGCGCTGCACGCCGAGCTGAAGCCGGCCGAAACGCTGTTCGTCGTCGATGCAATGCTGGGTCAGGATGCGGTCAACACGGCGAAGGCGTTCAGCGACGCGCTGCCGCTCACCGGTGTCGTGCTCACCAAGCTCGACGGCGATTCACGCGGCGGTGCGGCACTGTCGGTGCGCCACGTCACGGGCAAGCCGATCAAGTTCGTCGGCGTCGCCGAAAAGCTCGACGGCCTCGAGATCTTCTATCCGGACCGGATGGCCAACCGGATTCTCGGCATGGGCGACATTCTCGCCCTCGTCGAGGAAGCGCAGCGCGGCGTCGACACCGAAGCCGCGCAGAAGCTCGCCAACAAGGTCAAGAAAGGCGGCGACTTCGACCTGAACGATTTCCGCGCACAGCTCTCGCAGATGAAGAACATGGGCGGCCTGTCGTCGCTGATGGACAAGCTGCCGGCGCAGTTCCAGCAAGCCGCCTCGGGCGCCGACATGGGTCAGGCGGAAAAGCAGATGCGCCGGATGGAAGGCATCATCAATTCGATGACGCCGCTCGAACGCGCGAAGCCCGATCTGATCAAGGCCACGCGCAAGCGCCGTATCGCGGCGGGCGCGGGCGTGCAGGTGCAGGAAGTCAACCGCATGCTGAACCAGTACGACCAGATGCGCACGATGATGAAGAAGCTGAAGGGCGGCAACCTGCAGAAGATGATGCGCGGCATGAAGGGTATGCTACCGGGCATGCGCTGA
- a CDS encoding cytochrome C assembly family protein, whose amino-acid sequence MDIVLYALTALLYGGLAVAGWRAHRQMAARPLLESVPAMPAGAGAVASVGLSTPGRALMVVALLAHGALLHTTIFPQNAMVFGFAFALSAMFWLGVGIYWIESLFFPLDGLRLLVLPLACIASLLPLAFGGVRVLSYAADPLFKLHFLIANIAYGLFAIAALHAVLMLLVERRLHKMRGTAQQRSAAADGDWLSGWLDTLPPLLTLEKLLFRLIAAGFVLLTLTLLSGILFSEQLIDRALRLDHKTVFAILSWLMFGALLIARKVSGWRGRAALRWVLASFVALLLAYVGSRFVFEVLLHRPVV is encoded by the coding sequence ATGGATATTGTACTGTATGCCCTCACTGCGCTCCTGTACGGCGGTCTCGCCGTCGCGGGCTGGCGCGCGCACCGTCAGATGGCGGCGCGTCCGTTGCTGGAGAGCGTGCCCGCCATGCCGGCCGGTGCGGGGGCGGTCGCTTCGGTGGGGTTGAGCACGCCGGGCCGCGCGCTGATGGTCGTCGCGCTACTCGCGCACGGCGCGCTGCTGCACACCACGATCTTCCCGCAGAACGCGATGGTGTTTGGCTTCGCGTTCGCGCTGTCTGCGATGTTCTGGCTCGGCGTCGGCATCTACTGGATCGAGAGCCTGTTCTTCCCGCTCGACGGACTGCGCCTGCTTGTGCTGCCGCTTGCATGCATCGCGTCGCTGCTGCCGCTCGCGTTCGGCGGCGTGCGCGTGCTGTCGTACGCGGCCGATCCGCTCTTCAAGCTGCACTTCCTGATCGCCAACATCGCATACGGACTGTTCGCGATCGCGGCGCTGCACGCGGTGCTGATGCTGCTCGTCGAGCGGCGTCTCCACAAGATGCGCGGCACCGCGCAGCAGCGTTCCGCTGCGGCAGACGGTGACTGGCTGTCGGGCTGGCTCGATACGCTGCCACCGCTCCTCACGCTCGAAAAGCTGCTGTTCCGCCTGATCGCCGCCGGCTTCGTGCTGCTCACACTGACGTTGCTGTCGGGCATTCTCTTTAGCGAACAACTGATCGACCGCGCGCTGCGGCTCGATCACAAAACCGTATTCGCGATTCTTTCGTGGCTGATGTTCGGCGCGCTGCTGATTGCCCGCAAGGTGTCGGGCTGGCGCGGCCGCGCGGCGTTGCGCTGGGTGCTGGCGTCGTTCGTGGCGCTGCTGCTCGCGTACGTCGGCAGCCGTTTCGTCTTCGAGGTGCTGCTGCACCGTCCTGTGGTCTGA
- a CDS encoding PP0621 family protein yields the protein MRQLFLLIVLFFVGQWLVKALRRADTRTAQQRAGNAGSGQASSGANPGAGAGVPRSPPQLAEPMIRCVECGVHAPKSDSVAVGGQAFCCADHAHRHAARTGPDAR from the coding sequence ATGCGACAACTTTTTCTGCTGATCGTCCTGTTCTTCGTCGGCCAATGGCTGGTCAAGGCGCTGCGTCGCGCGGACACGCGCACGGCGCAACAACGCGCCGGTAACGCTGGTAGCGGCCAGGCTTCGTCGGGTGCTAACCCAGGCGCGGGCGCGGGTGTGCCGCGCAGTCCGCCGCAACTCGCCGAGCCAATGATCCGCTGCGTCGAGTGCGGCGTGCATGCGCCGAAGAGCGATTCCGTCGCCGTCGGCGGGCAGGCATTCTGCTGCGCGGATCACGCGCACCGTCACGCCGCGCGGACGGGTCCCGACGCGCGATGA
- the ampD gene encoding 1,6-anhydro-N-acetylmuramyl-L-alanine amidase AmpD — protein MSARFAVAADGWVAGATRLPSPNFAERPDRAPPTLIVVHNISLPPGEFGGSAITDLFLNRLDCDAHPYYDAHLRGVQVSAHFVIHRDGALEQYVSCDERAWHAGASSFFGRERCNDFSIGIELEGSDDTAFEAAQYRTLAALVNVLVAHYPIEALAGHADIAPGRKTDPGPHFEWTRLQRDTSLAARYFPYLNLSAAS, from the coding sequence ATGAGCGCACGTTTCGCCGTCGCCGCCGACGGCTGGGTAGCCGGCGCCACGCGCCTGCCTTCGCCGAACTTCGCAGAGCGTCCCGACCGCGCGCCGCCCACGCTGATCGTCGTGCATAACATCAGTCTGCCGCCGGGTGAATTCGGCGGCAGCGCGATCACCGATCTGTTCCTGAACCGGCTCGACTGCGACGCGCACCCGTACTACGACGCGCATCTGCGCGGCGTGCAGGTCTCCGCCCACTTCGTGATCCATCGCGACGGCGCGCTCGAGCAATACGTGTCGTGCGACGAGCGCGCGTGGCACGCAGGCGCATCGAGCTTCTTCGGCCGCGAGCGTTGCAACGACTTCTCGATCGGCATCGAACTCGAAGGCTCCGACGACACCGCATTCGAAGCGGCGCAATACCGCACGCTCGCCGCACTCGTGAACGTGCTCGTCGCGCACTATCCGATCGAAGCGCTCGCCGGTCACGCCGACATCGCGCCCGGTCGCAAGACCGATCCTGGTCCGCATTTCGAGTGGACCCGACTGCAGCGCGACACGTCGCTCGCCGCTCGGTATTTCCCCTACCTGAATCTCTCCGCGGCCTCTTAA